One Williamsia phyllosphaerae DNA segment encodes these proteins:
- a CDS encoding TetR/AcrR family transcriptional regulator, which yields MERERLVDVAVSVVSRFGAQALNLTSVARQAGVGRATAYRVFGGRDELLAAIVDREVSVLHDRIDTWIGTVDDPREKITTLIVQVLGYIRDHEALQYLLRNEPAELVSTLVASGDDRTTDTTLVDVIVTRCLPDLDAQPELAAALRPNARAASEFMVRIVYSHMLIPGSSMTDEQVAELVVDAVLR from the coding sequence ATGGAGCGTGAACGGCTGGTCGACGTCGCCGTGTCGGTGGTGTCGCGCTTCGGTGCACAGGCGCTGAACCTGACGTCGGTGGCACGCCAGGCCGGGGTCGGCCGGGCGACGGCCTACCGGGTGTTCGGTGGCCGCGACGAACTGCTGGCCGCGATCGTCGACCGCGAGGTGTCGGTGCTGCACGACCGGATCGACACGTGGATCGGCACGGTCGACGACCCCCGCGAGAAGATCACCACCCTGATCGTGCAGGTGCTCGGCTACATCCGAGACCACGAGGCGCTGCAGTACCTGCTGCGCAACGAGCCTGCCGAGTTGGTGTCGACGTTGGTCGCCAGCGGTGACGACCGGACCACCGACACGACGCTGGTCGACGTGATCGTCACGCGGTGCCTGCCCGACCTCGACGCCCAACCCGAGCTCGCGGCCGCGCTGCGTCCGAACGCCCGTGCGGCGTCGGAGTTCATGGTGCGCATCGTGTATTCGCACATGTTGATCCCCGGCAGCTCGATGACCGACGAACAAGTGGCGGAGTTGGTGGTCGACGCGGTCCTGCGCTGA
- a CDS encoding enoyl-CoA hydratase/isomerase family protein yields the protein MPHLTRDDSIFVLHLNDEGVGDDENVFGPTQVAKINELLDEVEASDGPTALVTTALGKFYSTGLDTAWVLANVDDVDPYVESVQILLARILTFPMPTVAAVTGHAFGGGALFALAHDHVVMRSDRGYLCMPGVTIGASYAPGSVMLVADKVPARVNHEMLVTGRRYGGAQAGELGIVDDAVTLDEVLPAALQYARTHQNTRGRTIGEIKSSMYAVTAAALRTTVSGVGGQAAIADS from the coding sequence GTGCCTCACCTCACGCGCGATGACAGCATCTTCGTCCTGCACCTCAACGACGAGGGGGTCGGCGACGACGAGAACGTCTTCGGCCCGACGCAGGTCGCGAAGATCAACGAACTGCTCGACGAGGTCGAGGCGAGCGACGGCCCCACCGCGCTGGTGACCACCGCGCTCGGCAAGTTCTACTCGACCGGCCTCGACACCGCCTGGGTGCTGGCCAACGTCGACGATGTCGACCCGTACGTGGAGAGCGTGCAGATCCTGCTGGCCCGGATCCTCACGTTCCCGATGCCCACCGTCGCAGCGGTCACCGGTCACGCGTTCGGTGGAGGTGCCCTCTTCGCGCTCGCCCACGACCACGTCGTGATGCGTTCCGACCGCGGCTACCTGTGCATGCCCGGCGTCACCATCGGTGCCAGTTACGCGCCCGGCAGCGTCATGTTGGTCGCCGACAAGGTCCCGGCGCGGGTCAACCACGAGATGCTCGTGACCGGCCGCCGCTACGGCGGTGCGCAGGCCGGCGAGCTCGGAATCGTCGACGACGCGGTCACGCTCGACGAGGTGCTGCCCGCGGCCCTGCAGTACGCCCGCACGCATCAGAACACCCGGGGTCGGACGATCGGCGAGATCAAGTCGTCGATGTACGCGGTCACCGCCGCCGCCCTGCGCACCACGGTCAGCGGTGTGGGCGGTCAGGCCGCCATCGCCGACAGCTGA
- a CDS encoding type II toxin-antitoxin system VapC family toxin, whose protein sequence is MIYLDTSALVKLVVRERETDALTRWLAGRAGETAVTSALGSVELLRTVLRDGGPGLTERARSVLDLLDTIPISERVIALAETIGPPTLRSLDAIHLASAAQIRSELTAVVAYDRRLLEACRALDYPTESPA, encoded by the coding sequence GTGATCTATCTGGATACGTCTGCTCTGGTCAAACTCGTTGTACGCGAACGAGAAACGGATGCCTTGACCAGGTGGCTCGCCGGCCGCGCCGGTGAAACAGCAGTGACGAGTGCGCTCGGCAGCGTCGAGTTGTTGCGAACGGTGCTTCGTGACGGCGGTCCCGGGCTGACGGAGCGGGCGCGGAGTGTCCTCGATCTTCTCGACACCATCCCGATCTCGGAGCGGGTGATCGCGCTGGCCGAGACGATCGGTCCGCCGACGCTGCGTTCGCTCGACGCGATCCACCTGGCGTCGGCCGCTCAGATCCGGTCCGAGTTGACAGCGGTGGTCGCCTACGACCGCCGCCTGCTCGAGGCTTGTCGTGCCCTCGACTATCCGACCGAGTCACCGGCATAG
- a CDS encoding GGDEF domain-containing protein produces the protein MDNEHVTNYDAITFTGVDDEWFRVMFDASTVPIGLADEDGLLRAANAAYCAMVGRSWAEIAGRSSREFTHPDDLAQHAAVEGMMAQARARGDDLRIEKRYVHPDGTVRWGWVSVSAVSGPGGRAWTMAVIHDTTDRRIAEDRLLTAAVTDPLTGLLNRRGWFERLARFEETSSHPETPLILAVLDFDRFKAYNDTRGHHAGDRLLVEFATAASEVAGDDALFSRWGGEEFALALPGRQTSQAHAVLQAMGAVMPDSQTFSAGFAELRPTESVADCFDRADTRLYRAKRDGPGQIRGDDN, from the coding sequence ATGGACAATGAACATGTGACGAACTACGACGCCATCACCTTCACCGGGGTCGATGACGAGTGGTTCCGGGTCATGTTCGACGCCAGCACCGTTCCCATCGGGCTCGCCGACGAGGACGGTCTGCTGCGCGCGGCCAACGCGGCGTACTGCGCGATGGTCGGACGATCGTGGGCGGAGATCGCGGGCAGGTCGTCGCGCGAGTTCACCCACCCGGACGACCTGGCGCAGCACGCCGCGGTCGAGGGAATGATGGCGCAGGCCCGTGCCCGGGGTGACGATCTGCGGATCGAGAAGCGGTACGTCCATCCCGATGGCACGGTGCGGTGGGGGTGGGTGTCGGTGAGCGCAGTGTCGGGGCCGGGCGGACGCGCGTGGACCATGGCGGTCATCCACGACACCACCGACCGACGCATCGCGGAAGACCGTCTGCTCACCGCCGCGGTCACCGACCCGCTCACCGGTCTGCTCAACCGGCGCGGATGGTTCGAGCGCCTGGCCCGCTTCGAGGAGACGTCGTCGCACCCCGAGACGCCGTTGATCCTCGCGGTCCTCGACTTCGACCGGTTCAAGGCCTACAACGACACTCGCGGTCATCACGCGGGCGATCGTCTGCTGGTGGAGTTCGCCACGGCGGCGTCGGAGGTGGCCGGCGACGATGCCTTGTTCTCGCGGTGGGGCGGCGAGGAGTTCGCACTCGCGCTACCCGGGCGTCAGACCTCCCAGGCGCACGCCGTCCTGCAGGCGATGGGCGCGGTGATGCCCGATTCGCAGACGTTTTCCGCCGGCTTCGCAGAGCTGCGTCCGACCGAGAGCGTCGCCGACTGCTTCGACCGCGCCGACACCCGGCTCTATCGGGCCAAGCGTGACGGCCCCGGACAGATCCGGGGCGACGACAACTGA
- a CDS encoding ArnT family glycosyltransferase, with protein sequence MTTLFAPAPPGADPAPDGGRHRDRSSTPSMRSRLLTKAPLPVLLIVTAILYLWNLSINGYANTFYAAAAQAGGTSWKAWFFGSLDAQNFITVDKPPASLWVTGLSVRIFGMNSWAVLMPQALMGVAAVALLYALVRRSVSDPRRGVAAGLIAGAVLAFTPAAALMFRFNNPDALLVLLMVAAAYCLVRAVPTASWKWLALVGVALGFAFLTKMLQGLLVLPAFALVYLLLADTGWLRRIGHLLIAGVSLIVGAGWWVLVVALWPAGSRPYIGGSTDNTVMDLVLGYNGLGRILGNSGGGGGGGGMGGNGAAGSSFGGATGLNRLFGSEMGYEISWLLPVALFVIVFGLYLVVRQFIRVRDTERLGRVEKAGLLMWAGWLIVTGLIFSFMSGTIHPYYTVALAPAIAALVGLGSVFAWELRHRWDGRIAMSAMIALAVGWSIVLLNRADFGPVWARWLIGAAAVFAVLVILVGGRLGFRKAVAAAVIVGALAGFGSTAAFGIATSATAHSGSIPTAVQTSDSSGGMGGGPGGGMGGMRPGGTGGTQGAQAGGTAPTGAPGQASTSTSGQGASRTGGGGMGGQSTSSELTALLKATTTKWAAATSGSQSASGIEIASGTSVMAIGGWSGDPTPTLAQFIAYVQDGKIGYYIGSGQGGGPGGSSSSATEISTWVAANYTATTVGGQTVYKLT encoded by the coding sequence ATGACCACCCTTTTCGCACCCGCACCGCCGGGCGCCGATCCGGCCCCCGACGGTGGTCGCCATCGGGACCGATCCAGCACACCGTCGATGCGGTCGCGGCTGCTGACGAAGGCGCCGCTGCCGGTACTGCTGATCGTCACCGCGATCCTCTACCTCTGGAACCTGTCGATCAACGGCTACGCCAACACCTTCTACGCCGCGGCCGCACAGGCCGGCGGCACCAGCTGGAAGGCGTGGTTCTTCGGCTCACTCGACGCGCAGAACTTCATCACCGTCGACAAGCCGCCGGCGTCGCTGTGGGTGACCGGGCTGTCGGTGCGGATCTTCGGCATGAACAGCTGGGCGGTGTTGATGCCGCAGGCGCTGATGGGGGTGGCCGCCGTCGCCCTGCTCTACGCGTTGGTCCGTCGCAGCGTCTCCGATCCTCGGCGTGGTGTCGCCGCGGGCCTGATCGCGGGTGCGGTGCTGGCCTTCACCCCGGCCGCGGCCCTGATGTTCCGGTTCAACAACCCCGACGCGCTGCTGGTGCTGCTCATGGTCGCCGCGGCCTACTGCCTGGTCCGCGCGGTCCCGACCGCGTCGTGGAAGTGGCTCGCCCTCGTCGGTGTCGCCCTCGGGTTCGCGTTCCTCACCAAGATGCTGCAGGGGCTGCTCGTCCTGCCCGCGTTCGCTCTCGTCTACCTGCTGCTGGCCGACACCGGCTGGCTCAGGCGGATCGGCCACCTGCTCATCGCGGGGGTGTCGCTGATCGTCGGTGCCGGATGGTGGGTCCTCGTGGTCGCGCTGTGGCCGGCCGGATCGCGGCCCTACATCGGCGGCTCCACCGACAACACCGTCATGGACCTGGTCCTCGGCTACAACGGTCTCGGACGCATCCTCGGCAACAGCGGCGGAGGCGGAGGCGGCGGCGGCATGGGTGGCAACGGTGCCGCCGGCTCGAGCTTCGGTGGCGCCACCGGTCTGAACCGTCTGTTCGGTTCGGAGATGGGCTACGAGATCTCCTGGCTCCTCCCGGTCGCACTGTTCGTGATCGTCTTCGGTCTGTACCTCGTTGTCCGACAGTTCATCCGAGTCCGCGACACCGAGCGTCTCGGCCGCGTCGAGAAGGCCGGACTGCTGATGTGGGCCGGCTGGCTCATCGTCACCGGGCTGATCTTCAGCTTCATGAGCGGCACGATCCACCCGTATTACACCGTCGCCCTGGCCCCGGCCATTGCAGCGCTCGTCGGTCTCGGATCGGTGTTCGCCTGGGAGTTGCGGCACCGCTGGGACGGTCGGATCGCGATGAGCGCCATGATCGCACTGGCCGTCGGCTGGTCGATCGTGCTGCTGAACCGCGCCGACTTCGGTCCCGTGTGGGCCCGCTGGTTGATCGGTGCGGCGGCCGTCTTCGCCGTCCTGGTCATCCTCGTCGGCGGACGCCTCGGCTTCCGCAAGGCCGTCGCTGCCGCTGTGATCGTCGGCGCCCTGGCCGGATTCGGCTCCACCGCCGCCTTCGGCATCGCAACCTCCGCCACCGCGCACAGCGGGTCGATCCCGACCGCGGTGCAGACCTCGGATTCGTCGGGCGGAATGGGCGGTGGACCCGGCGGCGGCATGGGCGGAATGCGGCCCGGCGGTACCGGAGGCACGCAGGGCGCGCAGGCTGGTGGTACGGCTCCGACCGGCGCCCCCGGTCAGGCATCGACCTCGACCTCCGGTCAGGGTGCGTCCCGGACCGGCGGGGGCGGGATGGGTGGGCAGTCCACCAGCAGTGAGCTGACCGCACTGCTCAAGGCGACGACGACGAAGTGGGCTGCGGCGACCAGCGGTTCGCAGTCGGCGTCGGGCATCGAGATCGCCAGCGGTACGTCGGTGATGGCCATCGGCGGGTGGAGTGGTGATCCCACCCCGACGCTGGCGCAGTTCATCGCGTACGTGCAGGACGGCAAGATCGGCTACTACATCGGTTCCGGCCAGGGCGGCGGACCGGGCGGATCGAGTTCGAGCGCGACCGAGATCTCGACCTGGGTGGCGGCGAACTACACCGCGACGACGGTCGGCGGTCAGACGGTCTACAAGCTGACCTGA
- a CDS encoding YihY/virulence factor BrkB family protein — protein MTDPRVRAVLRDTGRILGRGDLAGAAGTMTYFAAIAVVPWVLLAVWSLTWFDGVDSAERTLLRLRVLIPPDMGARPVFDTVVHTGTHLGLLGIVVMLFPASFYGEGLRRACVPMHERSDRLTSWRGRISMMALVVVVPPLTWIHVRVGTLLVGLSPEGGADGWGPFALRVWAGFTITWLLLSVVLTWVFREVTPGKPRWWVALAGATVTASFVSGFAQGFLLFLSIGIDIGIPYGGLRVVGGVVAVGLWLYLMHILIITGWALTQAIDHRDDRAQAAPVSHPDAADDGSPPAAAPSR, from the coding sequence TTGACCGATCCCAGAGTGCGCGCCGTGTTGCGCGACACCGGGCGCATCCTCGGCCGCGGTGATCTCGCCGGCGCCGCCGGCACGATGACGTACTTCGCCGCGATCGCCGTGGTGCCCTGGGTGTTGCTCGCGGTGTGGTCGCTGACCTGGTTCGACGGCGTGGACAGCGCCGAGCGGACGCTTCTGCGGCTGCGCGTTCTCATCCCGCCGGACATGGGCGCGCGGCCCGTGTTCGACACCGTCGTGCACACCGGCACCCATCTCGGGCTGCTGGGCATCGTGGTCATGCTGTTCCCGGCATCGTTCTACGGCGAGGGGCTGCGCCGCGCATGTGTGCCGATGCACGAGCGGTCCGATCGGTTGACCAGCTGGCGTGGCCGCATCTCGATGATGGCGTTGGTCGTCGTCGTACCGCCGCTGACGTGGATCCATGTGCGGGTCGGCACCCTGCTCGTCGGACTCTCGCCGGAGGGCGGCGCCGACGGCTGGGGGCCGTTCGCACTGCGCGTCTGGGCCGGCTTCACGATCACATGGTTGCTGCTGAGTGTGGTCCTCACCTGGGTCTTTCGCGAGGTCACCCCGGGCAAACCCCGGTGGTGGGTCGCACTCGCGGGCGCGACGGTCACCGCGTCGTTCGTGTCCGGTTTCGCGCAGGGGTTCCTGCTGTTCCTGTCGATCGGCATCGACATCGGCATCCCGTACGGCGGCCTGCGCGTCGTCGGAGGCGTTGTGGCCGTCGGCTTGTGGCTCTACCTCATGCACATCCTCATCATCACCGGATGGGCGCTGACCCAGGCGATCGATCACCGCGACGATCGAGCGCAGGCCGCGCCGGTGTCGCATCCGGACGCAGCTGATGACGGATCGCCACCAGCAGCTGCGCCATCCCGATGA
- a CDS encoding cupin domain-containing protein — translation MTVPSNLVTLEVADSSRMAWETLTVEQIGAQIPFKSLFADSDTGMQVMLLRYAAGFTNTWHTHPCAHGMFVLDGVLKTHEGEYGPGNFVWFPEGGWMEHGATADNDVTFLFITNKPFAICYESDAEHPYPME, via the coding sequence ATGACAGTCCCGTCCAATCTCGTGACGCTCGAGGTCGCCGACTCCAGCAGGATGGCGTGGGAGACCTTGACCGTCGAGCAGATCGGCGCGCAGATACCGTTCAAGTCGCTGTTTGCCGATTCCGACACAGGCATGCAGGTGATGCTGCTCCGGTATGCCGCCGGATTCACCAACACCTGGCACACCCACCCCTGCGCGCACGGGATGTTCGTGCTCGACGGGGTCCTCAAGACCCACGAGGGTGAGTACGGCCCCGGAAACTTCGTCTGGTTTCCCGAAGGCGGCTGGATGGAGCACGGCGCGACCGCCGACAACGACGTCACCTTTCTCTTCATCACCAACAAGCCGTTCGCCATCTGCTACGAATCCGACGCCGAGCACCCGTATCCGATGGAATGA
- a CDS encoding type II toxin-antitoxin system Phd/YefM family antitoxin → MKVIGIRELRQNASRYLAQVEAGEELEVTNRGRVVARLVPVTESARTRESLIDAGVIVAAKNSKGLGGINTVTLPPGSLSDALDEDRRER, encoded by the coding sequence ATGAAGGTCATCGGCATCCGTGAGCTGCGGCAGAACGCGTCTCGATACCTTGCGCAGGTCGAGGCAGGGGAGGAGCTGGAGGTGACCAATCGCGGGAGAGTGGTCGCCCGCCTGGTGCCGGTCACCGAAAGTGCGCGTACGCGAGAGTCTCTGATCGACGCCGGAGTGATCGTGGCGGCGAAGAACTCGAAGGGACTGGGCGGCATCAACACGGTCACCCTCCCGCCGGGAAGTCTGTCCGACGCTCTGGACGAGGATCGCCGGGAACGGTGA